The following proteins come from a genomic window of Platichthys flesus chromosome 1, fPlaFle2.1, whole genome shotgun sequence:
- the pir gene encoding pirin gives MNVRKVEKTVLSVEQAEGVGARVRRSIGRTELRNLDPFLMLDEFRVSKPAGFPDHPHRGFETVTYVLEGVTAHEDFCGRSGRLQPGDLQWMTAGRGVVHAEMPVSEEPVVGLQLWVNLPRRDKMVEPAYQELKGSEIPKRSQGGVTVAVISGEALGAKSKVFTRTPTLYLDFKLQAGALHLQPVPSGWTTFIYTLSGSINVGPDPEQQEVASHHTVVFGDGDCVKVENKGSEVSHFVLIAREPIKEPVVQRGPFVMTTEEEISQAIRDYQSGRNGFERAVNWRSKIRDSF, from the exons ATGAATGTGAGGAAAGTGGAAAAGACGGTTCTGAGTGTGGAGCAGGCCGAGGGGGTCGGTGCTCGTGTTCGCAGGAGCATCGGCAGAACGGAG CTGAGGAACCTGGATCCCTTCCTGATGCTGGACGAGTTCAGAGTGAGCAAGCCGGCAGGTTTTCCAGATCATCCTCACCGAGGTTTCGAAACA GTAACATATGTTTTAGAGGGTGTCACGGCCCATGAAGACTTCTGTGGCCGTTCTGGGCGACTGCAACCTGGAGATTTGCAG TGGATGACTGCAGGACGGGGGGTGGTCCATGCCGAAATGCCTGTATCAGAAGAGCCGGTGGTGGGCTTACAGCTGTGGGTGAACCTGCCGAGGCGAGACAAGATGGTGGAGCCAGCGTACCAGGAGCTCAAAGGCTCAGAGATTCCCAAACGCAGCCAGGGAGGGGTCACAGTCGCTGTTATATCTGGAGAGGCTCTAGGAgcgaag tCCAAGGTTTTCACGAGGACACCGACCCTGTATCTGGACTTTAAGCTGCAGGCGGGGGCCCTGCATTTGCAGCCAGTCCCTTCAG GATGGACTACATTCATCTACACGTTATCGGGATCCATTAACGTTG GCCCAGACccggagcagcaggaggtggcGTCCCATCACACAGTGGTGTTCGGAGACGGAGACTGTGTCAAGGTTGAAAACAAG gGCTCTGAAGTCTCTCATTTTGTGCTCATCGCAAGAGAACCAATCAAAGAGCCTGTGGTACAACGCG GTCCATTTGTCAtgaccacagaggaggagatcagTCAGGCCATCAGGGACTACCAGAGCGGCAGAAATGGCTTTGAGAGAGCCGTAAACTGGAGATCCAAGATCAGAGACTCTTTCTAA
- the vegfd gene encoding vascular endothelial growth factor D isoform X1 yields the protein MMMRMRRTLGRLSCLVTLVVELSWINGGHSMDRQGGSRQAMKQWEQKVRSASSLDELLRLEEFPDWNLWKCRLRLQQPESLSSLPSGGSHRSTRYAAESYSLEILKAIDEEWQRTQCMPRETCVDVAKELSTDPSMFFKPPCVSVHRCSGCCNQEGLTCRNTSTVFVNKTVLSIIPFNFLPEPVLIQVANHTECRCMEPAIIRRNAQPHRSSGCSPTSRRSASEDSRRLCASGSIWDCSADRCIPYPSSTPELPLSSWMPDCEIDVERCTCLFSPVPTPEPRPTQRCLLNTTICAFSNKRFDKALCRCRPTK from the exons atgatgatgaggatgagacGGACGCTGGGCAGACTCTCCTGCTTGGTGACTCTGGTGGTGGAGCTGAGCTGGATCAACGGGGGCCACAGCATggacagacagggagggagTCGG CAGGCCATGAAGCAGTGGGAACAGAAGGTGCGATCGGCCTCCAGCCTGGACGAGCTGCTGAGGCTCGAAGAGTTTCCGGACTGGAACCTGTGGAAATGTCgtctgaggctgcagcagccagagagcctctcctctctgccgTCCGGAGGGTCACACCGCTCCACGCGCTACGCCGCCGAATCCTACAGCCTGGAGATACTGAAAG CCATTGATGAAGAGTGGCAGCGGACTCAGTGCATGCCCAGGGAGACGTGCGTCGACGTGGCCAAGGAGCTGAGCACCGACCCATCGATGTTCTTCAAGCCACCCTGTGTCTCCGTCCACAG GTGCAGTGGTTGCTGCAATCAAGAGGGCCTCACCTGCAGGAACACGTCGACTGTGTTCGTGAACAAAACT GTGCTAAGTATCATTCCATTCAACTTTTTGCCGGAACCCGTGCTAATACAAGTGGCTAATCACACAGAGTGTCGGTGCATGGAGCCGGCCATCATACGACGTAATGCTCAGCCTCACAGGAGCAGTGG CTGCTCTCCGACGAGCCGGCGCTCGGCGTCAGAGGACTCCAGGCGACTCTGTGCCAGTGGGTCAATCTGGGATTGTTCCGCTGACAGATGCATACCTTACCCTTCCAGTACACCAG AGTTGCCACTCAGCTCATGGATGCCCGACTGTGAAATAGATGTGGAGCGCTGCACCTGTCTTTTCAGTCCGGTGCCAACCCCGGAGCCAAGACCGACCCAACGCTGCCTACTCAACACCACCATCTGTGCCTTCAGTAATAAGCGTTTCGATAAAGCCTTATGCAG GTGCAGACCGACCAAGTAG
- the vegfd gene encoding vascular endothelial growth factor D isoform X2: MMMRMRRTLGRLSCLVTLVVELSWINGGHSMDRQGGSRAMKQWEQKVRSASSLDELLRLEEFPDWNLWKCRLRLQQPESLSSLPSGGSHRSTRYAAESYSLEILKAIDEEWQRTQCMPRETCVDVAKELSTDPSMFFKPPCVSVHRCSGCCNQEGLTCRNTSTVFVNKTVLSIIPFNFLPEPVLIQVANHTECRCMEPAIIRRNAQPHRSSGCSPTSRRSASEDSRRLCASGSIWDCSADRCIPYPSSTPELPLSSWMPDCEIDVERCTCLFSPVPTPEPRPTQRCLLNTTICAFSNKRFDKALCRCRPTK, from the exons atgatgatgaggatgagacGGACGCTGGGCAGACTCTCCTGCTTGGTGACTCTGGTGGTGGAGCTGAGCTGGATCAACGGGGGCCACAGCATggacagacagggagggagTCGG GCCATGAAGCAGTGGGAACAGAAGGTGCGATCGGCCTCCAGCCTGGACGAGCTGCTGAGGCTCGAAGAGTTTCCGGACTGGAACCTGTGGAAATGTCgtctgaggctgcagcagccagagagcctctcctctctgccgTCCGGAGGGTCACACCGCTCCACGCGCTACGCCGCCGAATCCTACAGCCTGGAGATACTGAAAG CCATTGATGAAGAGTGGCAGCGGACTCAGTGCATGCCCAGGGAGACGTGCGTCGACGTGGCCAAGGAGCTGAGCACCGACCCATCGATGTTCTTCAAGCCACCCTGTGTCTCCGTCCACAG GTGCAGTGGTTGCTGCAATCAAGAGGGCCTCACCTGCAGGAACACGTCGACTGTGTTCGTGAACAAAACT GTGCTAAGTATCATTCCATTCAACTTTTTGCCGGAACCCGTGCTAATACAAGTGGCTAATCACACAGAGTGTCGGTGCATGGAGCCGGCCATCATACGACGTAATGCTCAGCCTCACAGGAGCAGTGG CTGCTCTCCGACGAGCCGGCGCTCGGCGTCAGAGGACTCCAGGCGACTCTGTGCCAGTGGGTCAATCTGGGATTGTTCCGCTGACAGATGCATACCTTACCCTTCCAGTACACCAG AGTTGCCACTCAGCTCATGGATGCCCGACTGTGAAATAGATGTGGAGCGCTGCACCTGTCTTTTCAGTCCGGTGCCAACCCCGGAGCCAAGACCGACCCAACGCTGCCTACTCAACACCACCATCTGTGCCTTCAGTAATAAGCGTTTCGATAAAGCCTTATGCAG GTGCAGACCGACCAAGTAG
- the grpr gene encoding gastrin-releasing peptide receptor: protein MWLSGVAIASVYGVISVLGLIGNITLIKTFCSAKSTRNVPNLFMSSLALGDVLLLVTCAPVDASRYLSEEWLFGRVGCKVIPFIQLTSVGVSVFTLTALSADRYKAIVKPLDIQTSTTTSSIVLRAALIWLFSLVLAIPEAVFSDLHTFNLPSTNESFKTCAPYPHAGDLHPKIHSMASFLIFYVIPLLIISVYYTFIARSLMRSASNLPVEGNVHAKRQVESRKRLAKTVLVFVGLFAVCWLPSHIIYLYRSYHYSQVDTSLVHFVCSVTARILAFTNSCLNPFALYLLSKSFKKQFQQQLCCCCRMILTHSSQSPTHYNTRVTSIRSTHYSVASLSLINGRQIFQEDCV from the exons ATGTGGCTCTCCGGCGTCGCTATCGCTTCGGTTTACGGGGTCATAAGCGTGTTGGGTCTGATCGGCAACATCACCCTCATCAAGACCTTCTGCTCGGCCAAGTCCACGCGCAATGTGCCCAACCTGTTCATGTCGAGCCTGGCGCTCGGGgacgtgctgctgctggtgacctGCGCTCCGGTGGACGCCAGCCGCTACCTGTCAGAGGAGTGGCTGTTCGGCAGAGTGGGCTGTAAAGTCATCCCCTTCATTCAGCTCACCTCGGTCGGGGTGTCGGTGTTCACTCTCACTGCTCTCTCTGCTGACAG gTACAAGGCCATAGTGAAGCCGTTGGACATCCAAACATCAACCACCACGAGCAGCATAGTCCTGAGGGCAGCTCTCATCTGGCTCTTCTCCCTGGTTCTTGCGATCCCAGAGGCCGTCTTCTCTGACCTCCACACTTTCAACCTCCCCTCAACCAATGAAAGCTTCAAAACCTGCGCGCCTTACCCCCACGCTGGGGACCTGCACCCTAAGATCCACTCCATGGCCTCCTTCCTTATTTTCTACGTCATTCCCCTGCTGATCATCTCTGTGTACTACACCTTCATTGCCCGGAGCCTGATGAGGAGCGCCTCAAACCTGCCTGTAGAGGGCAACGTGCACGCAAAACGACAG GTTGAATCAAGAAAGCGTTTGGCCAAGACAGTGCTGGTGTTTGTTGGCCTCTTTGCTGTTTGCTGGCTTCCCAGTCACATCATCTACTTGTACCGCTCCTACCACTACTCCCAG GTGGACACCTCGCTGGTTCACTTTGTTTGCAGTGTCACAGCTCGTATCCTGGCTTTCACCAACTCCTGCCTCAACCCGTTCGCCCTTTACCTGCTGAGCAAGTCCTTCAAGAAGCAgttccagcagcagctttgctgctgctgtcgtaTGAtcctcacacactcctcacagagCCCGACCCACTACAACACACGTGTGACCTCCATCCGCAGCACACACTACTCTGTGGCAAGTCTGAGCCTCATCAACGGCAGACAGATCTTTCAGGAGGACTGTGTGTGA